Below is a window of Gossypium hirsutum isolate 1008001.06 chromosome A12, Gossypium_hirsutum_v2.1, whole genome shotgun sequence DNA.
accaccaaacaattgaggattcaaaaaaaaaatcctccaaggcaccaatttttATAGCGGAAGCAATTTTAGCTAAAAcaagacaaaaaataaaataaccataGAAAACAATGTATGAGAGGTGTTTAAGTAAATACTATTAAAGAATTCTATCACTTTTAAGAATTCAAAATAATATGAACCATTTATAAGTGAGGGGGAGactctttatttatagttgagctctcccaAAATCAACGGTCTAGATCAAGTTACACCAACGGATGTGATTAGTCTAACCCTTAAATTTAGGGATTTACAATattacataatcaatttatataatcaaataaaataaaatcttataagatatgattctcctcaatcttctaagattagttccCATAATTACCCAAGTAGCCTATTATTCTAAATCTACATCATTGGGCCActtaagcttcaatttgatagaTTTCTCTAATAGCTCTTTGAATCAGACTAGTTCTCTTAAGCCAAAATGATCCTATATAATCGATAGACCTTCATGGAATGCATCAGTGCGATAGTCACGGGCTTTACACTTTGGCCCATGACATTAGATCTtccttaaatatatttttttatataattttttggtAAAAGTAGCATGGTGTATTAAAAGTCATATTGCATTTTGTCTTTTATACTCAAAAAATGGCAAAttagtccatatatatatatattagatcaaagagcaaattggttctTTTGTTAAAAATCTCATCcgtttttactattaaaaattggtcattATATGTCAGAATGAGGTACACATGGCACATTATGTGCAACTGTCTGATTATTCGATTAGTAacaccaatttttaatagtaaaaataaatggaatttttactagaataaatcaaattactctttaaccgtgactattttttttaaaataaaatacaatctatAAACAATCTATATACTAATATAATTTActctatgattttttttttctaccaCCCACGTAATTTAGTTGTTATCATAGTAGAACTGTTTTTCctagtttattttaaatattttatgataactaaaagaaaatcataatttttgggTTGGATTGTGCGTCTTTTGGTGGAGGAATGCTTGTCACCTACTTCTTTTAAATTCCCAATCTTTCCCTTTTATTGTTTTTTTCATGCTTTTTAGAGAGAAGGTAAAAACTTTGATCTTCCGTTTTGCTTCAGTTCTCTGATAATGGAGAAGCAGAAATGCAAGCTTTGTGCTCGAACATTCTCTAATGGCAGAGCTTTAGGAGGTCACATGAAAGGTCACTTAGCCACTCATCCACTGCCTCGAAAAACGGCTCAGCATCACCAACTCGGTGGCCGTACCGACTCAGCTTTCTCATCATCGTCTTCATCAGGTGAAGAGCAAGAAGAGAAAACCAAAGTGCTCGAAGATAAATGTTTTGTTTACGGGTTAAGAGAGAATCCCATGAAGAGTTTCAGGTACGCAGATCCCGATTTCTCATTTGCAGTAATAGCTTCTGGGTCAGTTGTTCTAGACAGAGAAAGTGAGACCGAGTCGAGAAACCCAACTCGGCGACGATCTAAGAGATGCCCAAAAGCGTGTACTAATACAAAAACAACAGATGGAATCAAGAAACAAAAGTTGTTGAGGAAACCCACTTTGGTCGAGTCACCGACTGAACCAGAACCGGTGAGTTCAGTTTCCGATACTTCACCTGAAGAACATATTGCTGTGTGTCTTATGATGCTGTCAAGAGATGTTTGGAAAAGCAAAAATGTGGAACAAAACTCAGAAGGGAACAACAAGGTTCGTGAGTCTAGCAAGAAAAAGATTCATGGGAAGCATCGATGTGAGCTATGTAAGAAAACATTTCGATCTTTTTACACATTGGATGAACATAAAAGGGTTTGCTCTGAAACTAAAAAAACAAGCAAAGTCGCAACCACTGCTGCTGGTAATAACAGCAAGATATTTGAGTGTCCATTGTGTTACAGAGTGTTCGGTTCGGGACAAGCACTCGGTGGTCACAAGAGATCCCATTTGCTTGCTGCTACTCCAAATTCAGGCAAATTTGACAACAATTTGATAGATCTAAACTTGCCAGCTCCAttggaagatgatgattttagtGTGGTTTCAGATGCTTAAACTGAATGATGGGGCTATTCAC
It encodes the following:
- the LOC107886076 gene encoding zinc finger protein ZAT9; this encodes MEKQKCKLCARTFSNGRALGGHMKGHLATHPLPRKTAQHHQLGGRTDSAFSSSSSSGEEQEEKTKVLEDKCFVYGLRENPMKSFRYADPDFSFAVIASGSVVLDRESETESRNPTRRRSKRCPKACTNTKTTDGIKKQKLLRKPTLVESPTEPEPVSSVSDTSPEEHIAVCLMMLSRDVWKSKNVEQNSEGNNKVRESSKKKIHGKHRCELCKKTFRSFYTLDEHKRVCSETKKTSKVATTAAGNNSKIFECPLCYRVFGSGQALGGHKRSHLLAATPNSGKFDNNLIDLNLPAPLEDDDFSVVSDA